TGCATAAGATCTACTTTACATGACAACTCGTTAAAATAAGCATGCATCTGAATAAGGCATGCATTCAGAATATCCCTGTCATGCATCTTTTCACACGAGTCGCTTGACAGCTTCAAAATGCAAGCTCAAGCTAGCTTCCAGAAAGTAACACTAGAGCAGTATCTGGCTTCATACTCCTCTGGTGGGGGAACATAAGCCATTCAACTCTCAGGACTCTTGTATCTGTCCATACTGTGCTAGTGTGCAGACCTGGAGACAAGCCACAGAGTTAACAGCTACTTTTTTCCATGactaaatacattcaaatataatgaAAACCAAAGCCCAACTTTTAAATGCTAAGCCAGTGTCACTTTCATGCTAGAAATGTGTATTTAGTACTAATAAGTATGGTTCACAGTTAAACCACATAGGCTAAGTCAGTACGGAAGTTATAACTGCTAGACGTTTGTTGTTACCACCAGTGGTCACAGTCCGTTACAGCACGTGTAGTTTGTGCTGTGATGTAGATTATTTTAATCACATGAATTTAGAATCAATATTCCCAGTTGTCTTGCATTTGGGAGCCAGAGCTTTGTATCATGGTTATGCTTAACCATGTATCAAAGCCAGGAACTTCCCAATGTGCTAATTCTACATGCCCAAGTGGTACATGGGGGCCATGCTGAGCCATCAGGGCTAGTTACAGCATGACTGTGTGGGCCACAGTTTCTGACCTCCTGTTAGGCCGCCTGAAGTTCCTGCCGGAGTCATCCAaaccaataatattctgaattatTACTAATTCTCTAACGTGACTGCGTGATTCAATGTTGGCCACCTCCAGCCAACCGCTGAATTCATAAAGAATTGCCAGTAGGTGTAAGATATGGAAGCAATGtgaaacaaacaagaaaacaacaCTCTTGTGAGTCTGAGAGTGGTTCAAAAACACTTTCCACtgattagcattttttttatgcttatgTCGTCATCAGTTTCTTAAACAgatgaaaacatttcattttatctGTTGTCCAAAACtaaaaatgatgtcatcatttatcctccctaatgttgttccaaacccgtttgctgttattttttgtgtgaaccacAGGAGAATTTCTAGTGAATCCTCACTCATGcattcccttatgaaacaaaaatatattgcagtatattggaaaatatcatgtaatctattaggcatatattctcatatatatttattttttccaatatattgcaatatattgaaagtggcaatcatttgtatattttgcaatatattatataatatatgtattcaaatatataaaatattagaaaataaaaaggggaaataatatattacaatatatcacaatatattttaagaaatatattggtaaatatattttcctttcgtaagggtctCCCCTATGACAACAGAGGCCTTAGAGTTTTTTTACGCTTCAAAAATGgcaacaaaaaaagtattaccAGAGTAGTTTATGTGACTCATCTGTTatttttcaagtcttctgaagtcatacaacaGCATTGATTCACAGCTGCAACGGGTTCCTTGAGTCAGCGAGTTGAACTTAAGAACCAAAtccatgaataaatgaataaatgagctGATTCTTTTAATTGCACCGTCTGATCCAGTTACAAAATCAAACTGATTTGTTCGTAAATCACAAATTGTTTATGGATCGTGGTGCAGTCGCATTAGTGGAattttttgtgcaattttttgTTGGTCATTACCGCAAATTTATGCAACTAACTTGAACTTGTCGCACAATCAGTGTGGGGAAATCTTTGACCATAATGCGAAATTTCCAATTGTGTGGATATTTAGCGTGTGAGAATTTGCTGAGCATCAGTAAATGTGACCCAACCTTTAATAATTTGTTCATGCTGGTTTGAAATaacatgagagtgagtgaatAATGATAAATGTTCTTTTGTCATCAGGCTACATGTGTCATAGCTACACTTACACTCTGGTTATAGACAGATTAAAGAAATGTGTATCATTAGCTTCATAGGGACATATATTGAAtgtaacattttacataattagATTATATAGAAAAAACATAACCTGTTCTATAACATGACGATTTTCTGCTTTCCAAAGATGACCCAAAGAGACGGCCAGCACCTGTGGAGGATGAAACACTTCAACAAGCCTGTGTACTGCAACGTCTGTCAGAATATGCTGCTGGGGCTGCGCAAACAGGGTCTCTGCTGCGTCTGTGAGTGGAATTCTGGGAAATTTACAAGAAAGGCTCACAGTTTGTTTTGCAAATGTGATCAATAATTCCGGACTGCCaatcaaatgtttaattttagcAATTAAAAAGCTAACATTTTCGAGATCTATTCCTGAAGTCCACTGTGCCAGTGTGTATTGTGGTTTATCTGCCTAGCTCAAAATGTAGCTATGCATAACCTTGCACATTCATATGTGTGGTTCTGATCAGTTTGCTATCATACACAGGCTGCAAATACACAGTCCATGGCCGGTGTGCAAATAAAAACCCATCTCCGTGCACCCGCACATATGTGATGTCAAAGAAAGAGACAGGGGTAAGAAcacctttatttcttttctttagctttttttaaattaaatattaaaccaaTTCTATTAAACATTtcagtaattaatgacatcacTGCAAACGTTTCAACGATGTGCGTAAAGCTTAAAAACTGCACAAAACAACCTTTAATGGTACTTGTTTATGTTAGTAAATAAAAttgtagattaaaaaaagaataagattaAAAGAACACATTTTAATAAGTACATATCTCTTAAATAGTGTAAAAATGTGCtacatgtattaaaaataaagttctgttttatttcttattcgACTGGGAACATTGAGAGTGTCTCACCAAGGTCCTCTATTTAAGATCTTACTTGATTGGCCCAGGGCATATAGAGCCCACTTTAAGCATCTTCTGtaagcttttttgttgttgttgttgttgttgttgttgttttttagtacTGCCATCAAGTAGacactgtaaatgtaaatagCATATGTGCATCTGATTTGTTTGCATGCAGATTGCGGCACATGACTGGGTGAGTGGAAACTGTGATTCTGGAAAGTGTGACCGGTGCCAGAAGAAGATTAAGAGTTTGCACGGCCTCACTGGAAAACGCTGTGTCTGGTGTCACTCTATGGTGAGATTGGGACTTTCTGAAAAACTACAGTACAAAATACTGTTGCTGAATATCATTATATAATAGGAGATTAAGTGTACATAGCAGCAGTTgggtaaaaaaagaaatgcacttCAAGAATCATTGCTAACAAAATATCAGAATTGAAGCAGGTCAATTTGTCATGTTCTTTCTGGTTCATAGTTTATCATTTACATGTTTTTTACTGTCATATTTTAGAGACATGATGAATGTGCAACCCAGGAACCTTTTGAATGTGATTGTGGGCCTTTTAGAGATCATGTCTTACCACCGTGGGCCATTTATCCCGTCATCAAGgtaatgcatacatatatatatatatatatatatatatatatatatatatatatacaagatgTTTATTAGATGATAAAAATAGCCTGCAAAGCTCCATGATTGTAGAAATGCACAacaatgctatttttttaaactaagaaCCACATGATTAGATGGTTTAAATGGTTAGAAGATTAGAGGTCTGCTTAAATAGAAGACAAAAGCACAGATTAATTATGATTCCATTACACCTTCTGTTCTTTGTTTTCTAACTTAGGAGAGGGGAAACTGCGTAAAGAACGGCAGTGCATTTGCAAGTGATGACAGTGACCACAACACTACACCTGACGGACAGGTACTACAGGTAAGACACCGCCAGGACAGTCTTTTATGTCTCAGCTTTCCCAGGCAGATATAAGAGATGCTGAATGATGGCGGTGAAGCTAACACACAACTTCCTGTCCCCGAACAGATAAACCCAATTCCTAACAATCATCCTCTTTTAGTGTTTGTGAATCCTAAAAGTGGCGGTAAACAGGGAGAGAGGTGAGTTATTGTCTAATTTCCTGTGCGTCTTAGATATGTGTATTTGAAATCCAAATTTTTtctcacaaaatgtgtttttacagaATCCTTCGGAAATTCCAATACTTGTTGAACCCTCGGCAGGTTTATAACCTTTCCAATGGTGGACCGGGACCAGGGTAAGGGTTTCGCGAATATTTAAGCATATGTGTCTTTATTTGTGCCCTGGATCCACTTGTTTATACTTGTGGAcaacaaaactattaaaaaccaACTAAGATTGAAAAACGCATGATTTATGATCCACATTTTGCGTTTCATAGTTGTGGATGTATTTTGTTCAATACCTTAAAAGAAGCTTGTAAAAAATGAGGTTGTAATctatatgatcttttatttccaAACCAGGTTGTGTTTCTTCAGAGATCTGCCGGACTATAGAATATTAGTTTGTGGAGGTGACGGCACAGTTGGCTGGATCCTTGACGCTATAGGTCGGAAACGAATCAATCAAACATACACTGTGTAACACTCCAATTGTGTTTGTTTGATCTCATTTTACTGTTCTTTTCAATTCCTCTTAAAGACAAAGCCAACCTGCCAGTGCGCCCCCCGGTGGCTGTGCTTCCTCTTGGCACAGGAAATGACCTTGCACGCTGTCTTCGATGGGGAGGAGGTGAGGGCGCAAGCTGATCTTGAAACTTGAATGTGTGCTATACATATATTGAAACTTGAACGTGTTATGATGTTGTAGGGTATGATGGAATGGATCTGGGCCGTATCCTGAAGGACATTGAGGGCAGTTCTATGGTTCCGATGGATCGCTGGAGCATACAGGTGATCCTGGAGGACAGTCAGGAAAGAGGTGACCCTGTGCCCTACGAAATCATCAACAACTACTTCTCCATTGGAGTGGTATGACGCATACAGTACAGCATTATATTCTAAtacataaaagtattattttatgtacATTCAAGCATCTCATTTTCTTTCTGTGTTTCTCTGCCAAAATAATGTTATCTGTAAAAACCAAAAACTTTGTTATTTAACTCATAGTAAAGTTATCATTCTCTCTGTTGATTGTTTGTGGAACAGGATGCCTCCATTGCTCACCGCTTCCACACCATGAGGGAGAAACACCCACAGAAGTTTAACAGCAGGTGGGGATGTTGCACACTAGGACCCCACTGCAGTCCACAGAGCTGCTCATCATTAtgtatttcttcaaaaaaaaaaaaaaatccatcaccttattgtaatatttatcagATATTACAATAAATCTCTGCCTTTTAAAAATTTTGTAATGCTTGTTGACCGGGTGTATGACCGGGTGTATGCACAGCAGACCAATGAATttgatgtaaattatttataggaaacattaaatacattttaaattattcattaaaattattattagaaatattttaaaaaccatTATAAATGTAGGTTGTTTGTGTGATTGAAATCAAgtgatttccttaaaaaaaatgtaaaaactaatatatatatatatatatatatatatatatatatatatatatatatatatatatatatatatattattttttacatttttatatatatatatatatatatatatatatatatatatatatatatatatatatatatatatatatatatatatatatatatatatatatatatatatatatatatataattaaatttttgccGACTATTTCCGggaatttaatttcattattagaaggaaacaaaaataaattataaccgTGATAAAGATAACAATAACTGTAAACTaaatatcactattattattattatttctttatttattttatgaaatagaAATTAATTCCGGAAGagtgcattaaaaatgtatttaaagtgacggtaaataaaatgtacatttattataaacGATACCTTATTCAAATAGATTCTGTTCTTTTAATCTTTCTATTtatcaagaatcctgaaaaaaagtatcacagtttccacaaaagtataaagcaccacaatttttttaaacattgataataataataagaaatgttattagAACATCAAATCATCattttagtatgatttctgaaggatcatgtgacactaagacttgagtaatggctgcagaaaattcagctttggattcacatgaattaattacatattaaaacatatacaaataaaaaaactgttattttaaattgtaatgatattttacaatataactgtttttaatgtattttttgattaAGTATTTGCAGCCTTCATGAGCAtgaaacatctttcaaaaacatttaaaaatctgacTCCAAACTCTTAGCTATAGtgtttgtacagtatgtatttattgttttgtttttgtttttttgcaaagcaGTTTGACTTGGTaacattcaatttaaataaaagcatatgaAATAAAAACCACCAAATAAAATGATCTGTAATGAGTATTACACATTTGTGGCTTCCTTTTCATGCATATATATCTTTCTTACAGGATGAAGAACAAACTGTGGTATTTTGAATTTGCCACATCCGAGACGATCTCAGCATCTTGTAAAAAACTCAAGGAGTGTCTCACCATTGAGGTGAGAAAAAACCCCTTATAAATAAAGGATCACACTCCTCTCAAAGTTCAAAGAGGTTCTTGATCATTCCAGCTACCCTTCTTCTCTTGTGTTGAAAACTCATCAAAAAGCATCAACTAAAAGCATGAGCACAGTGAGGGCATTAGAGCACTAACACCTGTTATTAACCTGCTTCTGGTATTAGTCGTCTGTCAGAGCTCAAGCCAGGAACATTTCAATCTACCAGATCAGGGGCATTCATTCAGAATATGAAGCAAATGCAATTCATTACTTAAAAATCTGCTTATGCATGTTAGAAGTACTCGGCTAGAAATCATTTTGAATATGAAAAACGGTACCGAACTGACCCCAGCGCCTCTCTCTGGCTTCATCCAGTGTTGCGGGACACAGCTGGATCTCAGTAGTCTTTCTCTGGAGGGCATCGCCGTCCTCAACATTCCCAGCATGCACGGCGGCTCTAACCTGTGGGGTGAAGCCAAAAAAAGTGACAGAACAGACCAGAACATGCCTGAGGTCATAGTAGACCCCGAAGTCTTAAAAGTGAGCCCGCAAGGTACGTTTCCTTCAATGTGCGGACAAAACTTTTATATGAAGATCATCCTAAACACTGAACAGACCGTCTCTGAACAGACATGAGTGACAAACGCATGGAGGTGGTGGGACTGGAAGGAGCCATTGAGATGGGACGGATATACACAGGGCTGAAGAGCGCAGTCCGACTTGCCAAAACATCTCAGATTACCATCAGGTGAGACATAACCCTACCAGCATATGTCCTTAAACAAGCTTATACTGGCACAAACATAACTATCTGACTAATTTACATTCCCtgcatttgcatacattttttttaaagtaaaaaatatgtaaattacattccattaattaatttgtcattaaatGGGGATGGTCAATTTATTCTGTAACACTTTGTCAACCACTATTGAGTCATATTGTGAATGTGTGCTTTGTCACCCAAGCAGTTGCCCATAATATGATTCACTGGTTATTTTGGATTCCCAAAAAAATTTTCTGATTGTTTTATTCAAAAATGTACACTCATTTAAAGGACGAAGAAGCCTTTGCCCATGCAGATTGATGGAGAACCGTGGATGCAGCCACCTTGTACCGTAAGTGTCCACCAGACTGCCTTTCTAAGCATTTGACTTTGATTCATCCAGGTGACTCTTCTGAATCTATTCACTTAAAAAGTCTTATTCAGATTCATACACTGATTCGTTTAGTGACCCTTTTTGCTTGTTACACTGTAGTACAAGTAATAGTAATAAGCGAATGTTTTTTGTGAGTAATGTTATGAGTGAACACTTTGTGTCTACAAATCTACTaagaaactcaaaaaaaaaacaaaaaaaattaattaataattcattcaaGTATGAACCATCACTAAATTTAAAGTGATAGATTCTTATCCAAACTGGAAAAAggcaaacaataataatttatgttctCATCATCTTatgttatttcacattttaagggaatagttcatccaaaaagtaaaatttgaaaatgaaaatgtgccatccaagatgtagagtttgtttcttcatcggaacagatttggagaaaattatcattaagggtgaatgggtgccgccagaatgagagttcaaacagctgataaaaacaatgcttaatatctccaaatctgttaatgaacaaactcgtctacatcttAAATAGCCTGCGGGTGAGTACATCTacgtagaaataaaataaaataaaaacatttttgagttaactattcctttattttcagtttaaaccAATAGAAAACAAGTCTGCATTAAATGGGATTTAATTGTTCTGTTGTTTTATCTGCCTTTCTATTTTTCTTCCTCAGATTCACATCACACACAAAAACCAAGCCAGTATGCTAATGGGCCCTCAAGCCAAATCTGGCTTTTTCAAATAGAGTTTACCTGCGCTTGAAGAGGATTAAGTTCGCTTTGAAACTTTGTGAAACTCTGTGTCCATTAACAAGGACTCTGAAGCAAATAACAGTTTAAAGCCACTATGTCAATTTTGCAGCAAATATTTCATAAGGTTTTAGCTCTTCCTCAAATCCTTGTGTGTTTTTAGGAGATTATCCATACATGAGGTACAAACTCTTCACTAGACCATATTAACCTCAAATATGCTCTCTTTAAAGAAATGTAGTGCTCTTAAACAGTAGCTCATGCATTTTTTACTGTGATATACATATCATGCACAGGTCATTCCAAGTACACAGGCTGGATAATTGTTTTAAGGTTATGtagatatacatttaaaaaaaatgcatcactcCAAAGCATCCAGTGTATGAATCAAGGTTTAATGCAGAGTGACTTTGCTGTATAGATGGTTTAAATATTAGAAATAGATCTGTGCTGACTCTGCATACTTCTTTTTCCTTTAGATTTCTTTCTCAGCTTCTTTTACTAATTTACTAATCATGAATGTCAGATTACTCCAGGCTAAACAAGTTACCAGTGTGATCTTTACCAGAACAATGTCTAGCTTTAGCAAATTAAAATCTGAAGAGCTTTACGAGACATCTAATTTATttgctgttaaaataaaaatgtaaacacctAAAGTAGTAGGTGTAATGTTTAGATAaaatacagaaactaaataaacaatatgTTTACTGATTTTATTAGGTTATAATAGTATCAAGAATGTCTCGAGTCAGTTGTGTAAAACTGATTTGATCCTACAGGTTTTAGATTGCACATGTATGGCACTCTGGTAGGCTTTGTCGTTTTACGTTGCTCCTGAGAATGTAAAGGATATCTTAATTTTGTACATTTGTCTGAATAAACATTTCATTGTTAAATGAATCGCAGTGTGTTTCTTTGGTTTTTGAAACAAGTTCCATAATGTCATAATTTGCTTCAACACTAACCGCATACGAGCACTAGAGGGAGCCATCAGTTTAACTCATTTTACACCAGCCTGATCAGACACTGGGTTCAAGTGCCAagcttcatttatatatatatatatatatatatatatatatatatatatatatatatatatagcaattagttgtatatacttaaaaaaactgTATATGATAACTCGTGATAatccaataattaatatatatcaatattaaaATAGCTCAATATCTTTAACTAAAATATTGATGCTATTGCTTTATTATGTAGGGGTTTAATCTCAAACTTAAGTATACTCTGTCTCTGACTGACCGCTAACGATGTGTGATTCTTATTCGTGGATTAATAGTTGTTTTGAGTTGAATCTTTTCAAAGATTCGGTAAAGAGAACAACCAAAAAACGTATTGGAATAGTACTCGAGTCAACAACTTGATTCATCGAGTCAGTGAAACGCTGAGTCGAAGGCTGTGGCTAAAAGTAAGTTTCTTTCATATCCAAACAGCATAAATATTACGAATGTACTATTTAATTAACTCGCATTTCAAAACCTCCGACTTggtataaatagtaataataataatcatgtttaCAAGCGTACATCATGATGTGTAAGACTCGCTTTTTAGTAAATTATCCTTGATAATAGCGCCTATTAAAAGACTTAAATGTaatcataaataatactatttataCTTGCTAAACAGTTTCACTTGGCTTCATTGTTTGGTCAAAACATCGCTTCTGTGCATGACAACCAATCACATCGCGCCAATGGTGTGGCCCCGCCCCCTTGAAGGTTTCAGCGTCTCTCCGATCGCCTGTTCCCGCCTCATTTTCATTTCCTTTACATGTGCGTTTCGAGTCTGTCCGCAGATGCTGCTGCTGATACTGAGCTAGAGCTGGGGATTGTTGCACGTCAGAACGCTGGCTGGTGGAGAGTGGGTGGCTTTTCACCTACAATCAGTACTTTTCATCTCTCACTCATCTTTCATCTACTGTTGCTTTCTTACTGAGTGACACGCAGATAATGAAAAATATGACTTTGCGACGCGTAAAGAAGCTTAACTCGAAAGAGCCGGACAGCGGTTCTTTGTGTCATGACAGTGGAGAGATCTACTTAACGTCCTCCAAATCGGACAGCTGTGGGACTGTGGACCGTGGACCCTCAAACTCCACTGAGGTTTATAATTACAAGACCCTCGCTTACTCTGGAGGGACCCTACCGAGGAACTTTAAAAAGGTTAGAGCATTTCATTTGAACCTCAAGATTCAATTCGCTGTATTTGACAAAGTGTTTACATGTACCATGgctaaatattaatgaaaatatttagcTATGTGTTAAGTACATGTGATTGTATTTATCTACTCTTGATTCCCTTCTGGGGGAAAACATGTTTTAGTCCAGGGTAGGATGATTTGTTGGTCTTAGTCACCCAGCCTATGATCAAAAAtgtgttttggttggttttaaaGGCAATTTTTAGAAGGTCAGGTAGGGAGACCATCTTAAACTACTTAAGACCAGCAAACCATCTAAGGCTGGGTTTAGAGCAATATTGGCATTATTTCAGTCTGATTTGAGTTCAGATGCTTATTTTTAATGCTTAGAAAATCTTGATCCTGAATAATCTTAACCCATTTCTTGGCTATTGCAAGGTTGTGTTGTAGTTTTCACAGCATGTTACTGAGTTAAAACTGAACTCATAATTCATCTCTAATGCTAATAACAGCTACTGGAGTCAAAACTTGAGAAGTAATATTACATGTTTGCCTCTCTTTTATATCTGCCCTCTATGTATGGACATCTTGAATACATTGTTTGGTTTTGTCTGGACTTAATTAGGCACAGAAACAACTTCGATTAGAACCAGCAGTGTGCATACAACACTCAAGTCTGATTAGTCTGAAGGCACACAAGTTGAGCTCCTCCTC
This Carassius gibelio isolate Cgi1373 ecotype wild population from Czech Republic chromosome A23, carGib1.2-hapl.c, whole genome shotgun sequence DNA region includes the following protein-coding sequences:
- the LOC127945126 gene encoding diacylglycerol kinase alpha-like; translated protein: MSYPGESDDRELRPVDFIQLQQYIDYCSLKVKDVLKEFNADGRLAKYRHGECIDEEGFRLFLKTYLEEEDFPTDLCQRLFRSFQNSESAKSDENREVFLKDVSCYFSLLEDGQPRDKLEFAFRLYDRDGNGVLDSSEVDRIIAQMMHAADYLGWHVSELRPVLKDMMTAIDADSSGTVSLQEWVEGGMNNVPLLVLLGLKMTQRDGQHLWRMKHFNKPVYCNVCQNMLLGLRKQGLCCVCCKYTVHGRCANKNPSPCTRTYVMSKKETGIAAHDWVSGNCDSGKCDRCQKKIKSLHGLTGKRCVWCHSMRHDECATQEPFECDCGPFRDHVLPPWAIYPVIKERGNCVKNGSAFASDDSDHNTTPDGQVLQINPIPNNHPLLVFVNPKSGGKQGERILRKFQYLLNPRQVYNLSNGGPGPGLCFFRDLPDYRILVCGGDGTVGWILDAIDKANLPVRPPVAVLPLGTGNDLARCLRWGGGYDGMDLGRILKDIEGSSMVPMDRWSIQVILEDSQERGDPVPYEIINNYFSIGVDASIAHRFHTMREKHPQKFNSRMKNKLWYFEFATSETISASCKKLKECLTIECCGTQLDLSSLSLEGIAVLNIPSMHGGSNLWGEAKKSDRTDQNMPEVIVDPEVLKVSPQDMSDKRMEVVGLEGAIEMGRIYTGLKSAVRLAKTSQITIRTKKPLPMQIDGEPWMQPPCTIHITHKNQASMLMGPQAKSGFFK